The Andrena cerasifolii isolate SP2316 chromosome 15, iyAndCera1_principal, whole genome shotgun sequence genome includes a window with the following:
- the LOC143376842 gene encoding calnexin isoform X4, which produces MARIVAHAIIYLGLICSIVSADESAGKEAQNVASETGYKTPELSGFAHLVETFDDEEAFKKTWVLSEAKKDSIDEDIAKYDGVWSVEEPKKHAQDGDLGLVLKSKARHAAVSATLTKPFHFKDKPLIVQYEVNFQEGQECGGAYLKLLTLDPEHGDLKKFHDKTPYTIMFGPDKCGNDHKLHFIFRHKNPLNGTIEEKHCKKPRERLEDFFKDKQPHLYTLIARPDNSFEIKVDGKVVNSGSLLDDFSPPVNPPLEIEDPSDVQPEDWDDREKVPDLSAVKPDDWDEDAPAQIVDEDDAMPEGWLEDEPPMIPNPDSVKPDDWDVEMDGEWEPPEIPNPKCADAPGCGAYKQKMKKNPRYKGKWSPPLINNPNYKGKWKPKLVHNPNYFNDEHPFQMMPIAAVGFELWSMSTDIFFDNILVTNNEDVARKWADDTFEVHRAKIAEESVSLWGRILKATNYKPGWWALYIVYCAVPVVLYIWYLLKRFREDKYDLKDEDKQPLETNEEPSPQQEENENEPAGAEAEEEAGKASEAEQANETEQASETEQANETEKVSETEELIESEENDKPAIGGDGPRRRKPNKE; this is translated from the exons ATGGCCAGAATCGTAGCGCATGCAATAATTTATCTAGGTTTAATCTGTAGTATCGTCAGCGCCGATGAGAGCGCCGGTAAGGAAGCCCAGAATGTAGCCTCAGAGACTGGTTACAAGACTCCGGAGCTGTCCGGCTTCGCGCATCTGGTGGAGACGTTCGACGACGAGGAGGCTTTTAAGAAAACGTGGGTATTGTCGGAGGCCAAAAAGGATTCCATAGACGAGGACATAGCCAAATACGATG GAGTTTGGTCCGTGGAGGAGCCGAAGAAGCACGCGCAAGACGGGGACCTAGGATTAGTGCTTAAGAGCAAAGCGAGGCACGCGGCGGTGTCCGCTACTTTGACTAAACCATTCCACTTCAAGGATAAACCATTAATTGTACAGTACGAAGTGAATTTCCAGGAGGGCCAGGAGTGCGGCGGGGCTTATTTGAAGCTGCTCACTCTGGACCCAGAGCACGGAGACTTGAAGAAGTTCCACGACAAAACTCCTTACACCATCATGTTCGGGCCCGATAAGTGTGGGAATGATCACAAG CTGCACTTCATATTCCGGCACAAAAACCCGTTGAACGGAACCATAGAAGAGAAGCATTGTAAAAAGCCGAGGGAGCGCTTGGAGGACTTCTTCAAGGACAAGCAGCCGCATTTGTACACCTTGATCGCTCGGCCGGACAACAGTTTCGAGATTAAAGTCGACGGCAAGGTGGTGAACTCGGGATCGCTATTGGACGACTTCAGCCCGCCGGTGAATCCGCCGCTGGAGATTGAGGACCCCAGCGACGTTCAGCCGGAGGATTGGGACGACAGGGAGAAGGTCCCCGACCTCTCGGCTGTGAAGCCGGACGATTGGGATGAAGATGCCCCCGCGCAGAttgtcgacgaggacgatgcTATGCCTGAGGGATGGCTCGAGGACGAGCCTCCCATGATTCCTAATCCCGACTCGGTTAAGCCCGACGATTGGGACGTGGAAATGGACGGGGAATGGGAGCCCCCTGAAATACCGAACCCTAAGTGCGCAGATGCACCTGGCTGCGGGGCGTACAAgcagaagatgaagaagaaccCGCGGTACAAGGGCAAATGGTCACCGCCTTTGATTAACAACCCTAATTACAAAGGGAAATGGAAGCCTAAGCTCGTACACAATCCTAACTACTTCAACGATGAGCATCCGTTCCAGATGATGCCTATC GCCGCCGTTGGCTTCGAACTGTGGTCCATGTCCACGGATattttctttgataatattctAGTCACCAACAACGAGGACGTGGCGAGGAAGTGGGCAGACGATACGTTCGAAGTCCATCGCGCTAAAATCGCGGAGGAGAGT GTGTCTTTATGGGGTCGCATATTGAAAGCTACGAATTACAAGCCTGGCTGGTGGGCGCTGTATATCGTGTACTGCGCAGTGCCAGTCGTGTTATATATTTGGTACCTACTGAAACGATTTCGCGAG GACAAATACGACTTGAAGGACGAAGACAAGCAGCCTTTAGAGACAAACGAGGAGCCGTCGCCTCAGCAGGAAGAGAACGAGAACGAACCAGCTGGCGctgaggcggaggaggaggctGGGAAAGCGAGCGAAGCTGAGCAAGCGAACGAAACGGAGCAAGCGAGCGAGACTGAGCAAGCGAACGAAACCGAGAAAGTCAGCGAAACTGAAGAGCTGATAGAAAGCGAAGAAAAC GATAAGCCAGCGATTGGTGGCGACGGACCACGACGAAGAAAACCAAACAAAGAATAG
- the LOC143376842 gene encoding calnexin isoform X2, which translates to MWNTLNSHCYVKILSGAVAEARNDVTEYEMARIVAHAIIYLGLICSIVSADESAGKEAQNVASETGYKTPELSGFAHLVETFDDEEAFKKTWVLSEAKKDSIDEDIAKYDGVWSVEEPKKHAQDGDLGLVLKSKARHAAVSATLTKPFHFKDKPLIVQYEVNFQEGQECGGAYLKLLTLDPEHGDLKKFHDKTPYTIMFGPDKCGNDHKLHFIFRHKNPLNGTIEEKHCKKPRERLEDFFKDKQPHLYTLIARPDNSFEIKVDGKVVNSGSLLDDFSPPVNPPLEIEDPSDVQPEDWDDREKVPDLSAVKPDDWDEDAPAQIVDEDDAMPEGWLEDEPPMIPNPDSVKPDDWDVEMDGEWEPPEIPNPKCADAPGCGAYKQKMKKNPRYKGKWSPPLINNPNYKGKWKPKLVHNPNYFNDEHPFQMMPIAAVGFELWSMSTDIFFDNILVTNNEDVARKWADDTFEVHRAKIAEESWSVWRQIGTFTAEHPWMWAVYILAVGLPILLVIYCCCFSSQDKYDLKDEDKQPLETNEEPSPQQEENENEPAGAEAEEEAGKASEAEQANETEQASETEQANETEKVSETEELIESEENDKPAIGGDGPRRRKPNKE; encoded by the exons ATGTGGAACACGCTTAACAGCCACTGTTATGTAAAGATTCTTTCTGGGGCAGTTGCGGAGGCTCGAAATGATGTAACA GAATATGAGATGGCCAGAATCGTAGCGCATGCAATAATTTATCTAGGTTTAATCTGTAGTATCGTCAGCGCCGATGAGAGCGCCGGTAAGGAAGCCCAGAATGTAGCCTCAGAGACTGGTTACAAGACTCCGGAGCTGTCCGGCTTCGCGCATCTGGTGGAGACGTTCGACGACGAGGAGGCTTTTAAGAAAACGTGGGTATTGTCGGAGGCCAAAAAGGATTCCATAGACGAGGACATAGCCAAATACGATG GAGTTTGGTCCGTGGAGGAGCCGAAGAAGCACGCGCAAGACGGGGACCTAGGATTAGTGCTTAAGAGCAAAGCGAGGCACGCGGCGGTGTCCGCTACTTTGACTAAACCATTCCACTTCAAGGATAAACCATTAATTGTACAGTACGAAGTGAATTTCCAGGAGGGCCAGGAGTGCGGCGGGGCTTATTTGAAGCTGCTCACTCTGGACCCAGAGCACGGAGACTTGAAGAAGTTCCACGACAAAACTCCTTACACCATCATGTTCGGGCCCGATAAGTGTGGGAATGATCACAAG CTGCACTTCATATTCCGGCACAAAAACCCGTTGAACGGAACCATAGAAGAGAAGCATTGTAAAAAGCCGAGGGAGCGCTTGGAGGACTTCTTCAAGGACAAGCAGCCGCATTTGTACACCTTGATCGCTCGGCCGGACAACAGTTTCGAGATTAAAGTCGACGGCAAGGTGGTGAACTCGGGATCGCTATTGGACGACTTCAGCCCGCCGGTGAATCCGCCGCTGGAGATTGAGGACCCCAGCGACGTTCAGCCGGAGGATTGGGACGACAGGGAGAAGGTCCCCGACCTCTCGGCTGTGAAGCCGGACGATTGGGATGAAGATGCCCCCGCGCAGAttgtcgacgaggacgatgcTATGCCTGAGGGATGGCTCGAGGACGAGCCTCCCATGATTCCTAATCCCGACTCGGTTAAGCCCGACGATTGGGACGTGGAAATGGACGGGGAATGGGAGCCCCCTGAAATACCGAACCCTAAGTGCGCAGATGCACCTGGCTGCGGGGCGTACAAgcagaagatgaagaagaaccCGCGGTACAAGGGCAAATGGTCACCGCCTTTGATTAACAACCCTAATTACAAAGGGAAATGGAAGCCTAAGCTCGTACACAATCCTAACTACTTCAACGATGAGCATCCGTTCCAGATGATGCCTATC GCCGCCGTTGGCTTCGAACTGTGGTCCATGTCCACGGATattttctttgataatattctAGTCACCAACAACGAGGACGTGGCGAGGAAGTGGGCAGACGATACGTTCGAAGTCCATCGCGCTAAAATCGCGGAGGAGAGT TGGAGCGTGTGGCGTCAGATCGGCACATTTACTGCTGAACATCCTTGGATGTGGGCTGTATATATATTAGCCGTTGGTTTGCCCATACTGCTAGTAATTTATTGTTGCTGCTTTTCGTCTcag GACAAATACGACTTGAAGGACGAAGACAAGCAGCCTTTAGAGACAAACGAGGAGCCGTCGCCTCAGCAGGAAGAGAACGAGAACGAACCAGCTGGCGctgaggcggaggaggaggctGGGAAAGCGAGCGAAGCTGAGCAAGCGAACGAAACGGAGCAAGCGAGCGAGACTGAGCAAGCGAACGAAACCGAGAAAGTCAGCGAAACTGAAGAGCTGATAGAAAGCGAAGAAAAC GATAAGCCAGCGATTGGTGGCGACGGACCACGACGAAGAAAACCAAACAAAGAATAG
- the LOC143376842 gene encoding calnexin isoform X3 codes for MHIRPSSREIVITEYEMARIVAHAIIYLGLICSIVSADESAGKEAQNVASETGYKTPELSGFAHLVETFDDEEAFKKTWVLSEAKKDSIDEDIAKYDGVWSVEEPKKHAQDGDLGLVLKSKARHAAVSATLTKPFHFKDKPLIVQYEVNFQEGQECGGAYLKLLTLDPEHGDLKKFHDKTPYTIMFGPDKCGNDHKLHFIFRHKNPLNGTIEEKHCKKPRERLEDFFKDKQPHLYTLIARPDNSFEIKVDGKVVNSGSLLDDFSPPVNPPLEIEDPSDVQPEDWDDREKVPDLSAVKPDDWDEDAPAQIVDEDDAMPEGWLEDEPPMIPNPDSVKPDDWDVEMDGEWEPPEIPNPKCADAPGCGAYKQKMKKNPRYKGKWSPPLINNPNYKGKWKPKLVHNPNYFNDEHPFQMMPIAAVGFELWSMSTDIFFDNILVTNNEDVARKWADDTFEVHRAKIAEESVSLWGRILKATNYKPGWWALYIVYCAVPVVLYIWYLLKRFREDKYDLKDEDKQPLETNEEPSPQQEENENEPAGAEAEEEAGKASEAEQANETEQASETEQANETEKVSETEELIESEENDKPAIGGDGPRRRKPNKE; via the exons ATGCATATTCGCCCCTCTTCAAGGGAAATCGTAATTACT GAATATGAGATGGCCAGAATCGTAGCGCATGCAATAATTTATCTAGGTTTAATCTGTAGTATCGTCAGCGCCGATGAGAGCGCCGGTAAGGAAGCCCAGAATGTAGCCTCAGAGACTGGTTACAAGACTCCGGAGCTGTCCGGCTTCGCGCATCTGGTGGAGACGTTCGACGACGAGGAGGCTTTTAAGAAAACGTGGGTATTGTCGGAGGCCAAAAAGGATTCCATAGACGAGGACATAGCCAAATACGATG GAGTTTGGTCCGTGGAGGAGCCGAAGAAGCACGCGCAAGACGGGGACCTAGGATTAGTGCTTAAGAGCAAAGCGAGGCACGCGGCGGTGTCCGCTACTTTGACTAAACCATTCCACTTCAAGGATAAACCATTAATTGTACAGTACGAAGTGAATTTCCAGGAGGGCCAGGAGTGCGGCGGGGCTTATTTGAAGCTGCTCACTCTGGACCCAGAGCACGGAGACTTGAAGAAGTTCCACGACAAAACTCCTTACACCATCATGTTCGGGCCCGATAAGTGTGGGAATGATCACAAG CTGCACTTCATATTCCGGCACAAAAACCCGTTGAACGGAACCATAGAAGAGAAGCATTGTAAAAAGCCGAGGGAGCGCTTGGAGGACTTCTTCAAGGACAAGCAGCCGCATTTGTACACCTTGATCGCTCGGCCGGACAACAGTTTCGAGATTAAAGTCGACGGCAAGGTGGTGAACTCGGGATCGCTATTGGACGACTTCAGCCCGCCGGTGAATCCGCCGCTGGAGATTGAGGACCCCAGCGACGTTCAGCCGGAGGATTGGGACGACAGGGAGAAGGTCCCCGACCTCTCGGCTGTGAAGCCGGACGATTGGGATGAAGATGCCCCCGCGCAGAttgtcgacgaggacgatgcTATGCCTGAGGGATGGCTCGAGGACGAGCCTCCCATGATTCCTAATCCCGACTCGGTTAAGCCCGACGATTGGGACGTGGAAATGGACGGGGAATGGGAGCCCCCTGAAATACCGAACCCTAAGTGCGCAGATGCACCTGGCTGCGGGGCGTACAAgcagaagatgaagaagaaccCGCGGTACAAGGGCAAATGGTCACCGCCTTTGATTAACAACCCTAATTACAAAGGGAAATGGAAGCCTAAGCTCGTACACAATCCTAACTACTTCAACGATGAGCATCCGTTCCAGATGATGCCTATC GCCGCCGTTGGCTTCGAACTGTGGTCCATGTCCACGGATattttctttgataatattctAGTCACCAACAACGAGGACGTGGCGAGGAAGTGGGCAGACGATACGTTCGAAGTCCATCGCGCTAAAATCGCGGAGGAGAGT GTGTCTTTATGGGGTCGCATATTGAAAGCTACGAATTACAAGCCTGGCTGGTGGGCGCTGTATATCGTGTACTGCGCAGTGCCAGTCGTGTTATATATTTGGTACCTACTGAAACGATTTCGCGAG GACAAATACGACTTGAAGGACGAAGACAAGCAGCCTTTAGAGACAAACGAGGAGCCGTCGCCTCAGCAGGAAGAGAACGAGAACGAACCAGCTGGCGctgaggcggaggaggaggctGGGAAAGCGAGCGAAGCTGAGCAAGCGAACGAAACGGAGCAAGCGAGCGAGACTGAGCAAGCGAACGAAACCGAGAAAGTCAGCGAAACTGAAGAGCTGATAGAAAGCGAAGAAAAC GATAAGCCAGCGATTGGTGGCGACGGACCACGACGAAGAAAACCAAACAAAGAATAG
- the LOC143376842 gene encoding calnexin isoform X1: protein MWNTLNSHCYVKILSGAVAEARNDVTEYEMARIVAHAIIYLGLICSIVSADESAGKEAQNVASETGYKTPELSGFAHLVETFDDEEAFKKTWVLSEAKKDSIDEDIAKYDGVWSVEEPKKHAQDGDLGLVLKSKARHAAVSATLTKPFHFKDKPLIVQYEVNFQEGQECGGAYLKLLTLDPEHGDLKKFHDKTPYTIMFGPDKCGNDHKLHFIFRHKNPLNGTIEEKHCKKPRERLEDFFKDKQPHLYTLIARPDNSFEIKVDGKVVNSGSLLDDFSPPVNPPLEIEDPSDVQPEDWDDREKVPDLSAVKPDDWDEDAPAQIVDEDDAMPEGWLEDEPPMIPNPDSVKPDDWDVEMDGEWEPPEIPNPKCADAPGCGAYKQKMKKNPRYKGKWSPPLINNPNYKGKWKPKLVHNPNYFNDEHPFQMMPIAAVGFELWSMSTDIFFDNILVTNNEDVARKWADDTFEVHRAKIAEESVSLWGRILKATNYKPGWWALYIVYCAVPVVLYIWYLLKRFREDKYDLKDEDKQPLETNEEPSPQQEENENEPAGAEAEEEAGKASEAEQANETEQASETEQANETEKVSETEELIESEENDKPAIGGDGPRRRKPNKE from the exons ATGTGGAACACGCTTAACAGCCACTGTTATGTAAAGATTCTTTCTGGGGCAGTTGCGGAGGCTCGAAATGATGTAACA GAATATGAGATGGCCAGAATCGTAGCGCATGCAATAATTTATCTAGGTTTAATCTGTAGTATCGTCAGCGCCGATGAGAGCGCCGGTAAGGAAGCCCAGAATGTAGCCTCAGAGACTGGTTACAAGACTCCGGAGCTGTCCGGCTTCGCGCATCTGGTGGAGACGTTCGACGACGAGGAGGCTTTTAAGAAAACGTGGGTATTGTCGGAGGCCAAAAAGGATTCCATAGACGAGGACATAGCCAAATACGATG GAGTTTGGTCCGTGGAGGAGCCGAAGAAGCACGCGCAAGACGGGGACCTAGGATTAGTGCTTAAGAGCAAAGCGAGGCACGCGGCGGTGTCCGCTACTTTGACTAAACCATTCCACTTCAAGGATAAACCATTAATTGTACAGTACGAAGTGAATTTCCAGGAGGGCCAGGAGTGCGGCGGGGCTTATTTGAAGCTGCTCACTCTGGACCCAGAGCACGGAGACTTGAAGAAGTTCCACGACAAAACTCCTTACACCATCATGTTCGGGCCCGATAAGTGTGGGAATGATCACAAG CTGCACTTCATATTCCGGCACAAAAACCCGTTGAACGGAACCATAGAAGAGAAGCATTGTAAAAAGCCGAGGGAGCGCTTGGAGGACTTCTTCAAGGACAAGCAGCCGCATTTGTACACCTTGATCGCTCGGCCGGACAACAGTTTCGAGATTAAAGTCGACGGCAAGGTGGTGAACTCGGGATCGCTATTGGACGACTTCAGCCCGCCGGTGAATCCGCCGCTGGAGATTGAGGACCCCAGCGACGTTCAGCCGGAGGATTGGGACGACAGGGAGAAGGTCCCCGACCTCTCGGCTGTGAAGCCGGACGATTGGGATGAAGATGCCCCCGCGCAGAttgtcgacgaggacgatgcTATGCCTGAGGGATGGCTCGAGGACGAGCCTCCCATGATTCCTAATCCCGACTCGGTTAAGCCCGACGATTGGGACGTGGAAATGGACGGGGAATGGGAGCCCCCTGAAATACCGAACCCTAAGTGCGCAGATGCACCTGGCTGCGGGGCGTACAAgcagaagatgaagaagaaccCGCGGTACAAGGGCAAATGGTCACCGCCTTTGATTAACAACCCTAATTACAAAGGGAAATGGAAGCCTAAGCTCGTACACAATCCTAACTACTTCAACGATGAGCATCCGTTCCAGATGATGCCTATC GCCGCCGTTGGCTTCGAACTGTGGTCCATGTCCACGGATattttctttgataatattctAGTCACCAACAACGAGGACGTGGCGAGGAAGTGGGCAGACGATACGTTCGAAGTCCATCGCGCTAAAATCGCGGAGGAGAGT GTGTCTTTATGGGGTCGCATATTGAAAGCTACGAATTACAAGCCTGGCTGGTGGGCGCTGTATATCGTGTACTGCGCAGTGCCAGTCGTGTTATATATTTGGTACCTACTGAAACGATTTCGCGAG GACAAATACGACTTGAAGGACGAAGACAAGCAGCCTTTAGAGACAAACGAGGAGCCGTCGCCTCAGCAGGAAGAGAACGAGAACGAACCAGCTGGCGctgaggcggaggaggaggctGGGAAAGCGAGCGAAGCTGAGCAAGCGAACGAAACGGAGCAAGCGAGCGAGACTGAGCAAGCGAACGAAACCGAGAAAGTCAGCGAAACTGAAGAGCTGATAGAAAGCGAAGAAAAC GATAAGCCAGCGATTGGTGGCGACGGACCACGACGAAGAAAACCAAACAAAGAATAG